Proteins encoded by one window of Streptococcus suis S735:
- the tilS gene encoding tRNA lysidine(34) synthetase TilS: MKDRFLKVTLDGHFFDKHKKVLVAVSGGLDSMNLFHLLYECKQVLGIELGIAHINHGQREESVIEEKYLRQLAEESNVPFYLSYFEGVFSEEAARKWRYGFFATIMEKEGYTALVTAHHADDQAETVFMRLIRGGRLRHLSAIQPTQPFATGELIRPLLSFKKADFEKLFHFEDCSNADFKYFRNRVRNDYLPKLKQENPKIELTLNNLAVDTNNLFQALRDLTQDLSVTDVMSFQQQTPAVQSYLLEEYLEKFPDLQLSRPQFNEVLHILRSKANYYHLLKNDYMLEKDYHRFQIYKIGPETDSQPEKIMIESEGIFSYGSYIFSLNHPLEEADSILYFPTENPIVVRRRQAGDTILINGVNKKLRRWFIDNKISQKVRQNALIIEQNGEIYGITNLVSSDLSKSVKNDIIKATLYIKMKE, from the coding sequence ATGAAAGATAGATTTTTAAAAGTGACACTGGATGGTCACTTTTTTGATAAACATAAGAAAGTACTAGTAGCCGTATCTGGTGGGTTAGATTCTATGAACCTATTCCATCTTTTATACGAATGCAAACAAGTGTTAGGGATTGAACTTGGAATTGCTCATATTAATCATGGACAGAGAGAAGAATCTGTCATTGAGGAAAAATATCTTAGACAGTTAGCAGAAGAAAGTAATGTTCCCTTTTATCTGTCCTATTTTGAAGGTGTTTTTTCAGAAGAAGCGGCGCGAAAATGGCGTTATGGATTTTTTGCTACAATCATGGAGAAGGAAGGCTACACTGCACTAGTGACAGCCCACCATGCAGATGATCAAGCAGAAACTGTCTTTATGCGATTGATTAGAGGCGGGCGTTTACGTCACTTATCAGCAATTCAACCGACTCAGCCTTTTGCAACAGGGGAACTTATTCGACCACTTTTATCTTTTAAAAAGGCAGATTTTGAAAAGCTATTTCATTTTGAAGATTGCAGCAATGCAGATTTCAAATATTTTCGAAATAGAGTCAGAAATGACTATTTACCAAAGTTAAAACAGGAAAATCCTAAAATCGAACTTACTCTCAATAATCTTGCAGTTGATACAAATAATCTATTTCAAGCGCTAAGAGATTTGACACAGGATTTATCCGTTACAGATGTGATGAGTTTTCAACAACAGACACCTGCGGTACAAAGTTATCTATTAGAGGAATATTTGGAAAAATTTCCTGATTTACAGCTCTCTCGTCCACAATTTAATGAAGTATTACACATCTTGCGTTCAAAAGCTAACTACTATCATTTATTGAAAAATGATTACATGCTAGAAAAGGATTATCATCGTTTTCAAATTTATAAAATAGGACCAGAGACGGATAGTCAACCAGAAAAAATCATGATAGAATCAGAGGGGATTTTTTCTTACGGTTCATATATTTTTTCTCTCAATCATCCTTTGGAAGAAGCGGATAGTATTTTATATTTTCCTACAGAAAATCCAATTGTAGTGAGGAGAAGGCAGGCTGGGGATACCATTTTAATAAACGGAGTAAATAAAAAACTCCGCCGTTGGTTTATTGATAATAAAATCTCACAGAAAGTTCGACAAAATGCGCTTATTATCGAGCAGAATGGAGAAATTTATGGAATTACGAATCTTGTTAGCAGTGATTTGAGTAAATCAGTAAAAAATGATATAATCAAAGCTACCTTATATATAAAAATGAAAGAGTAG
- the hpt gene encoding hypoxanthine phosphoribosyltransferase → MLDKDIKKILVSEEEIVAKCKELGQILATDYADKNPILVGILKGSIPFMAELMKHIDAHVETDYMVVSSYHGGTESCGTVKIIKDLDNSVAGRHIIFVEDIIDTGRTLKELKELFALRQAASIKIATLLDKPEGRVVEIEPDYTCFTIPNEFVVGFGLDYDENYRNLPYVGVLKEEVYTK, encoded by the coding sequence ATGTTGGACAAAGATATTAAGAAAATTCTTGTTTCAGAAGAAGAAATCGTTGCAAAATGCAAAGAACTCGGTCAAATTCTAGCAACAGACTATGCAGATAAGAATCCTATTCTTGTAGGAATTTTAAAAGGTTCTATCCCATTTATGGCAGAATTAATGAAACATATTGATGCCCATGTAGAAACGGATTATATGGTTGTTTCTAGCTACCATGGCGGAACGGAGAGTTGTGGTACCGTTAAGATTATCAAGGATTTGGACAATAGTGTTGCAGGTCGACATATCATCTTCGTAGAGGATATTATTGACACTGGTCGCACATTAAAAGAATTGAAAGAACTCTTTGCTTTGCGTCAGGCAGCTTCTATTAAAATTGCCACTCTTCTTGATAAACCAGAAGGTCGTGTTGTTGAAATCGAGCCAGACTACACTTGCTTTACTATTCCAAATGAATTTGTAGTTGGATTTGGCTTAGATTATGATGAAAATTATCGTAATCTTCCTTATGTTGGTGTACTCAAAGAGGAAGTTTACACAAAATAG
- the ftsH gene encoding ATP-dependent zinc metalloprotease FtsH, giving the protein MNNQPNKGFIKNPFLIILVIATIVTAFQFFNAGQQVATQEISYSQVVTELKNNNVSEITYQPNSSVIEITGKYKTEQEAKDELASSIKLFQVSSKVKYKNFKSLILPSETNLSELQALANENGVKVAIKPESSNGLWLNIIFNLLPLVIAGVFFMMMMNQGGGGARGAMNFGRNKAKALEQSNIKVRFSDVAGAEEEKQELVEVVEFLKDPKRFTKLGARIPAGVLLEGPPGTGKTLLAKAVAGEAGVPFFSISGSDFVEMFVGVGASRVRSLFEDAKKAAPAIIFIDEIDAVGRQRGVGMGGGNDEREQTLNQLLIEMDGFEGNEGIIVIAATNRSDVLDPALLRPGRFDRKVLVGRPDVKGREAILKVHAKNKPLAADVDLKLVAQQTPGFVGADLENVLNEAALVAARRNKTVIDASDIDEAEDRVIAGPSKKDRQVSAKEREIVAYHEAGHTIVGLVLSNAREVHKVTIVPRGRAGGYMIALPKEDQMLLSKEDMKEQLAGLMGGRVAEEIIFNTQTTGASNDFEQATQMARAMVAEYGMSDKMGPMQYEGSHAMFGGQTTQKHISEQTAYELDNEVRDLLNEARNKAAEIIQSNRETHKLIAEALLKYETLDSVQIKSLYETGKMPENIERDDEDVHPLSYEEVKEKINTKE; this is encoded by the coding sequence ATGAACAATCAACCAAATAAAGGATTTATAAAAAATCCTTTTCTCATTATTCTCGTTATTGCCACTATTGTTACAGCCTTTCAATTTTTTAACGCTGGTCAGCAAGTAGCAACTCAAGAAATCAGTTATTCACAAGTAGTAACTGAATTGAAAAATAATAATGTATCTGAAATTACTTATCAACCAAATTCAAGTGTTATTGAAATTACTGGTAAGTACAAAACAGAACAGGAAGCTAAAGATGAGTTAGCTTCATCTATTAAGTTATTCCAAGTTTCTAGTAAAGTTAAGTATAAAAACTTTAAGTCGCTAATTTTACCGTCAGAAACGAATTTGTCAGAGCTACAAGCTCTTGCAAATGAAAATGGAGTAAAGGTTGCTATTAAACCTGAAAGTTCTAATGGACTATGGTTGAACATTATCTTTAATTTGTTGCCACTTGTTATTGCTGGTGTATTCTTCATGATGATGATGAACCAGGGTGGTGGTGGAGCACGTGGTGCAATGAACTTTGGACGGAATAAAGCTAAAGCTTTGGAACAAAGTAACATCAAGGTACGTTTCTCAGATGTAGCAGGTGCAGAGGAAGAAAAACAAGAATTAGTTGAAGTTGTTGAATTTTTGAAGGATCCAAAACGCTTTACTAAACTTGGAGCACGTATTCCAGCAGGTGTGCTACTAGAGGGTCCTCCAGGAACCGGTAAAACCTTGCTTGCCAAAGCAGTAGCGGGTGAAGCGGGTGTACCATTCTTCTCCATTTCTGGTTCAGATTTTGTTGAAATGTTTGTTGGTGTCGGTGCCAGCCGTGTTCGTTCATTATTTGAAGATGCAAAAAAAGCAGCACCAGCCATTATTTTCATCGATGAAATCGATGCTGTCGGTCGCCAACGTGGTGTCGGCATGGGTGGCGGTAACGATGAACGTGAACAAACCCTCAACCAACTCTTAATTGAAATGGATGGTTTTGAAGGGAACGAAGGGATTATTGTCATTGCCGCAACCAACCGTAGTGATGTTTTAGACCCTGCCCTTCTTCGTCCAGGTCGTTTTGACCGTAAGGTATTGGTTGGTCGTCCGGATGTTAAAGGACGTGAAGCAATCCTTAAAGTTCATGCGAAGAATAAACCACTAGCAGCAGATGTAGATTTGAAATTAGTAGCACAACAAACACCAGGATTTGTTGGTGCAGATTTAGAGAACGTTCTGAACGAAGCAGCCCTTGTAGCTGCACGTCGAAACAAGACTGTCATTGATGCTTCAGATATTGACGAAGCAGAAGATCGTGTTATTGCAGGTCCATCTAAGAAAGACCGTCAAGTTTCAGCCAAAGAACGCGAAATCGTTGCCTACCATGAAGCTGGTCATACGATTGTCGGCCTTGTCTTGTCAAATGCACGTGAAGTTCACAAAGTAACAATTGTTCCCCGCGGTCGCGCAGGTGGATACATGATTGCCCTTCCTAAAGAAGATCAAATGCTTCTTTCTAAAGAAGATATGAAGGAGCAATTGGCTGGGCTTATGGGTGGTCGTGTTGCGGAAGAAATTATTTTTAATACACAGACCACAGGAGCATCAAACGACTTCGAGCAAGCTACACAGATGGCGCGTGCTATGGTTGCTGAATATGGTATGAGTGACAAAATGGGACCAATGCAGTATGAAGGCAGTCATGCAATGTTTGGTGGACAAACAACTCAAAAACATATTTCTGAGCAAACTGCATATGAGTTAGATAATGAAGTACGTGATTTGTTAAATGAAGCTCGCAACAAAGCGGCTGAAATTATTCAGTCTAATCGCGAAACTCATAAACTAATCGCAGAAGCATTACTTAAATACGAAACCCTAGACAGTGTTCAGATCAAATCTCTCTATGAAACAGGCAAAATGCCAGAGAATATTGAACGTGATGATGAAGATGTTCATCCCCTTTCTTATGAAGAGGTAAAAGAGAAAATTAATACGAAAGAGTAG
- a CDS encoding sigma-70 family RNA polymerase sigma factor → MEFEKVYASVKGIVNKARKEFYIKLWDRDDWEQEGMMTLFELLEAQPWLVDEQVQLYCYFKVKFRNRIKDRIRKQESQKRKFDRMPHEDIYELSHAIQSPGLINDELLMLRGALRDYRKNLSNDQLDKYEKLISGQCFNGRREMIRDLQIHLKDFR, encoded by the coding sequence ATGGAATTCGAAAAAGTGTACGCAAGCGTCAAAGGTATTGTAAACAAGGCTCGAAAAGAGTTTTACATTAAACTATGGGATCGAGATGATTGGGAACAAGAAGGAATGATGACCTTGTTTGAATTGTTGGAAGCTCAACCGTGGCTAGTTGATGAACAAGTTCAATTATATTGTTATTTTAAAGTCAAGTTCAGAAATCGAATCAAAGATCGTATCCGCAAACAGGAAAGTCAAAAACGCAAGTTTGACCGTATGCCACATGAAGATATTTACGAATTATCTCACGCAATACAATCACCGGGATTGATAAACGATGAATTATTAATGTTGAGAGGTGCCTTGAGAGATTATCGAAAAAATCTGAGCAATGATCAACTTGATAAATACGAAAAATTAATTAGCGGACAATGTTTTAATGGTCGCCGTGAAATGATACGTGATTTACAAATTCATTTGAAAGACTTTCGCTAA